A genomic window from Halomonas sp. LR3S48 includes:
- a CDS encoding HAD family hydrolase — MRYRLVIFDWDGTLMDSAARIVSCMQAAARDAGWGHLEDAAVRDIIGLGLPEAIDRLCPGIDAERFELLRARYAHHFVEGDKTPMSFFDGVEVGVATLCEQRERRLAVATGKSRRGLDRIFRESGSGGWFHASRTADETRSKPHPQMLEELLVELAVPVEEAVMVGDTEYDLEMARALGMDRVAVTWGVHTPERLAASRPVYTAQAVTELFDWLNQ, encoded by the coding sequence ATGCGCTATCGACTGGTGATTTTCGACTGGGATGGCACCTTGATGGATTCCGCCGCCCGTATCGTCTCCTGCATGCAGGCGGCGGCGCGCGATGCCGGCTGGGGGCATCTCGAAGATGCCGCGGTGCGCGACATCATCGGCCTGGGGCTTCCCGAAGCCATCGACCGGCTGTGTCCGGGCATCGACGCCGAGCGCTTCGAGCTGCTGCGTGCCCGCTATGCCCACCACTTTGTCGAGGGCGACAAGACGCCGATGTCCTTCTTCGACGGCGTCGAGGTCGGTGTTGCCACGCTGTGCGAGCAAAGAGAGCGACGGCTGGCGGTGGCCACCGGCAAGAGCCGGCGCGGGCTCGACCGAATCTTCCGCGAGAGCGGCAGTGGCGGCTGGTTCCATGCGAGTCGTACCGCCGACGAAACCCGCTCCAAGCCGCACCCGCAGATGCTCGAGGAGTTGTTGGTCGAGCTGGCCGTGCCGGTCGAGGAGGCCGTCATGGTGGGCGATACCGAGTACGACCTGGAGATGGCGCGCGCTCTGGGCATGGATCGTGTCGCCGTGACCTGGGGCGTGCATACACCCGAGCGGTTGGCGGCGAGCCGTCCTGTCTATACTGCCCAGGCGGTAACCGAGCTGTTCGACTGGCTGAACCAATAG
- the fabD gene encoding ACP S-malonyltransferase — MTQPLALVFPGQGSQQVGMLRELAERYSVVRTTFEEAADALGYDLWKVVQEGPDEALNATACTQPALLTASVAIWRVWQELEGPRPGAMAGHSLGEYSAMVCAGVMGFADGVRLVRLRGEAMQEAVPVGQGAMAAILGLEDVTVETACAEAAQNEVVAAVNYNAPGQVVIAGDKAAVERAIALCQEAGAKRAMPLPVSVPSHCALMRPAAERLEAAMAKLDMRPPRYTVYQNVDAQAHADVETLRTRLVEQLYQPVRWTSCMEAMASGGAQVFIECGPGKVLTGLGKRIVKGSKGLAVNDPDSLEAALELAREAANP; from the coding sequence ATGACTCAACCCCTTGCCCTCGTCTTTCCCGGGCAAGGCTCCCAGCAAGTAGGCATGTTGCGGGAGCTGGCGGAACGCTACAGCGTCGTGCGGACGACCTTCGAGGAAGCCGCCGATGCCTTGGGCTACGACCTGTGGAAAGTGGTCCAGGAAGGGCCCGATGAGGCACTCAACGCTACCGCCTGTACCCAGCCGGCGCTATTGACGGCCAGCGTTGCCATCTGGCGGGTATGGCAGGAACTGGAGGGGCCTCGCCCTGGTGCCATGGCGGGACACAGCCTGGGTGAATACAGCGCCATGGTATGCGCCGGCGTCATGGGCTTCGCCGATGGCGTTCGCCTGGTGCGCCTGCGTGGCGAGGCGATGCAGGAGGCGGTGCCGGTCGGTCAGGGCGCCATGGCGGCCATCCTGGGGCTGGAGGACGTCACCGTTGAAACGGCCTGTGCCGAGGCGGCGCAAAATGAGGTGGTGGCGGCGGTGAACTACAATGCTCCGGGGCAGGTGGTGATCGCCGGCGACAAGGCCGCCGTGGAGCGAGCCATTGCCCTGTGCCAGGAGGCGGGTGCCAAGCGCGCCATGCCGCTGCCGGTTTCGGTGCCTTCGCACTGCGCTCTGATGCGGCCGGCCGCCGAGCGGCTCGAGGCGGCCATGGCGAAGCTCGACATGCGTCCGCCGCGCTATACCGTTTACCAAAACGTCGATGCCCAGGCGCATGCCGATGTCGAAACCCTGCGCACGCGCCTGGTCGAGCAGCTCTACCAGCCGGTGCGCTGGACTTCCTGCATGGAGGCGATGGCCTCGGGCGGTGCCCAGGTGTTCATCGAATGCGGGCCGGGCAAGGTGCTCACCGGTCTTGGCAAGCGCATCGTCAAGGGCAGCAAGGGACTGGCGGTTAACGATCCCGATAGCCTTGAGGCCGCTCTGGAGCTGGCGCGCGAGGCCGCCAACCCATAA
- a CDS encoding Maf family protein has translation MPRLVLASGSRWRRQLLDRLGLPYAWASPDIDESPRPGEAPVALVHRLSLAKASRVAETHPEHLVIGSDQVAEFDGDILGKPGDAATARAQLARFSGRRVTFLTGLALIDTRNARHWVCHERYDVLFRRLSDAEIARYVEREQPLDSAGSFRMEGLGITLFEKLEGDDPNTLIGLPLIRLCALLREAGLDPLGDQGSW, from the coding sequence ATGCCTCGACTCGTTCTCGCTTCCGGCTCCCGCTGGCGCCGCCAACTCCTCGACCGACTGGGGCTGCCCTACGCCTGGGCAAGCCCCGACATCGACGAGTCACCACGCCCCGGCGAGGCGCCTGTAGCGCTGGTTCACCGGCTGTCGCTGGCCAAGGCCAGTCGCGTGGCCGAGACACACCCGGAGCACCTGGTGATAGGCTCGGATCAGGTCGCCGAGTTCGACGGCGACATCCTCGGCAAGCCCGGCGATGCAGCGACGGCCCGGGCTCAGCTGGCACGCTTCTCCGGTCGTCGCGTGACCTTCCTCACCGGCTTGGCGCTGATCGATACCCGCAATGCACGCCACTGGGTCTGCCACGAGCGCTACGACGTACTCTTTCGCCGTCTCAGCGACGCTGAGATCGCCCGCTACGTGGAGCGCGAACAGCCGCTGGACAGCGCCGGCAGTTTTCGCATGGAGGGGCTCGGCATCACCCTGTTCGAGAAGCTCGAGGGCGACGACCCCAATACGCTGATCGGCCTGCCGCTGATCCGATTGTGCGCGCTGCTGCGCGAAGCGGGCCTTGATCCGCTAGGGGATCAAGGCAGTTGGTAG
- the sppA gene encoding signal peptide peptidase SppA — protein sequence MSDDKREGRDQREDRWTEGPELTPEQASELRQAKSEKPASSAESAEVLRERRRLAQQEMLDRWIDGVLVEQRRSRRWKLFFRLFFAALILASLAATFYSLFGDPGSEPERQHLGVVKVQGVIDSESPASAERIIEGLNRAWESGSAAAVVLHIDSPGGSPVQSQRVYSEILRLREEGDKPIIAVIEDVGASGAYYMAAAADEIVAAPASLVGSIGVIFASFGFEEAIDRLGIERRIYVSGENKGFLDPFSPIAPEEREFWQTVMDTTHGQFIEAVRQGRGDRLADDERLFTGLIWSGQQALELGLIDGISSLDALSRELFGEVRLHDYTPRLDPFERLSRQFGRVAAEWMGMSSSGAPVRYQLP from the coding sequence ATGAGCGATGACAAGCGAGAAGGTCGCGACCAGCGCGAGGACCGCTGGACCGAGGGGCCGGAGCTGACCCCCGAGCAGGCGAGCGAGCTGCGGCAGGCCAAGAGCGAGAAGCCGGCCTCGTCAGCGGAGAGCGCCGAAGTGCTGCGCGAGCGCCGGCGCCTGGCACAGCAGGAGATGCTCGACCGCTGGATCGACGGGGTGCTGGTCGAGCAGCGTCGTTCGCGGCGCTGGAAGTTGTTCTTCCGCCTTTTCTTCGCCGCGCTCATTCTGGCTTCGCTGGCCGCCACTTTCTACAGCCTGTTCGGCGACCCAGGCTCGGAGCCGGAGCGTCAGCATCTGGGGGTGGTCAAGGTACAGGGCGTGATCGACAGCGAGTCGCCGGCCAGTGCCGAGCGCATCATCGAGGGGCTGAACCGGGCCTGGGAGTCTGGCAGTGCCGCCGCCGTGGTGCTGCACATCGACAGCCCTGGAGGCAGCCCGGTGCAGTCTCAGCGCGTCTACAGCGAGATCCTGCGACTGCGCGAGGAGGGCGACAAGCCCATCATCGCGGTCATCGAGGATGTGGGGGCCAGCGGCGCCTACTACATGGCGGCGGCAGCTGACGAGATCGTCGCTGCGCCGGCGAGCCTCGTGGGCTCGATCGGCGTCATCTTTGCCAGCTTCGGTTTCGAAGAGGCGATCGATCGCCTCGGCATCGAGCGGCGCATCTATGTCAGCGGTGAGAACAAGGGATTCCTCGACCCTTTCTCGCCGATAGCGCCGGAAGAGCGGGAATTCTGGCAGACGGTGATGGATACCACTCATGGTCAGTTCATCGAGGCCGTGCGCCAGGGGCGCGGCGACCGCCTGGCCGATGACGAGCGGCTCTTCACGGGGCTGATCTGGAGCGGCCAGCAGGCCCTGGAGCTGGGGTTGATCGACGGTATCAGCAGCCTCGACGCCCTGAGCCGTGAGCTGTTCGGCGAGGTGCGGCTGCACGACTATACGCCGCGACTGGACCCCTTCGAGCGGCTGTCTCGTCAGTTCGGCCGGGTAGCCGCCGAGTGGATGGGCATGTCGTCCAGTGGTGCCCCGGTACGCTACCAACTGCCTTGA
- the rne gene encoding ribonuclease E — protein sequence MKRMLINATQPEELRVALVDGQRLYDLDIESGAREQKKANIYRGKITRVEPSLEAAFVDFGADRHGFLPLKEISREYFLKDTSGRPSIKEVLKEGQEVIVQVDKEERGNKGAALTTFISLAGRFLVLMPNNPRAGGISRRIEGEERTQLKEAMGQLTVPEKMGVIVRTAGIGRSSEELQWDLNYLVQVWESITEEAGKRPAPFLIYRESDVIIRAMRDYLRQDIGEVLIDDPTVHQRALAFIRQVMPSYQQKIKLYADEVPLFSRFQIESQIETAYEREVKLPSGGSIVIDHTEALVSIDINSARATRGSDIEETALQTNLEAADEIARQLRLRDIGGLVVIDFIDMSPARNQREVENRMRDALKLDRARVQIGRISRFGLMEMSRQRLRPSLGETSGVVCPRCNGQGTIRDVRSLSLSIMRLIEEEAMKERSAQIRAILPVPVATYLLNEKRAVLADIEKRQDVRVLVLPNPDMDTPHYDVQRLRDDHIEEEGDQDKSSFELSVHTEIGKEPDTSIAKPVARTEAAVKTVIHNEPAPASLQQEPAPQAPAPRVATPAPAAPAAPAAGVLGRLLKGVSKLLGGTESDTATPAEPRKPATPPPARGGEDERGERNGRQRRRSRGDSQDDGRSQRGQARQQESARSDSRQEARQDNAAGRSEGRSEGRTEGRNEGRGGRGRNQARADKPQATEEGRQAKPRSRDEAPRRQKVESQEKLVEQSSEPTKVDDGKPKRTRNNPRNRTRQHAINPQAEAEQQRLQASEQAEPATEQPKAEQSKADAPKPAEKPAEPVTPEQPKADAPKPMEKPAAPVTPEQPKAEQPKADAPKPTEKPAEPVTPEQAKAEQPKADVPRPTEKPAEPVTPEQAKAEQPKADAPKPAEKPAEPVTPEQAKAEQPKADAPKPAEKPAEPVTPEQAKAEQPKADAPKPTEKPAESVTPEQPKAEQPKADAPKPTEKPAEPVKAEQPKADTPKPAEKPAEPVKAEQPKADASKPAEKPAEPVKAEQPKADAPKSAEKPAEPAKAEQPESAKTEAPEAEDKPAIEESPAAARRRRRAHNDPREIRRREQEAHKGNQG from the coding sequence ATGAAACGGATGCTCATCAATGCGACCCAGCCGGAAGAGCTGCGCGTCGCGCTGGTAGATGGACAACGCCTGTATGACCTGGACATCGAGTCGGGTGCCAGGGAGCAAAAGAAAGCCAATATCTATCGCGGCAAGATCACCCGCGTCGAGCCCTCCCTCGAAGCCGCCTTCGTCGACTTCGGGGCAGATCGTCACGGCTTTCTCCCCCTCAAGGAGATCTCCCGCGAGTACTTCCTGAAGGACACCTCGGGGCGTCCCAGCATCAAGGAGGTGCTCAAGGAGGGCCAGGAAGTCATCGTGCAGGTCGACAAGGAGGAGCGCGGCAACAAGGGAGCCGCGCTGACCACCTTCATCAGTCTGGCCGGCCGCTTCCTCGTGCTGATGCCCAACAACCCGCGCGCCGGCGGTATCTCGCGGCGCATCGAGGGCGAAGAGCGCACCCAGCTCAAGGAGGCCATGGGCCAACTCACCGTTCCGGAGAAAATGGGTGTGATCGTGCGCACCGCCGGGATCGGCCGCAGCAGCGAGGAGCTGCAGTGGGACCTCAACTACCTGGTTCAGGTATGGGAGTCGATCACCGAGGAGGCCGGCAAGCGCCCGGCGCCCTTCCTGATCTACCGCGAGTCGGATGTCATCATTCGCGCCATGCGCGACTACCTGCGACAGGATATCGGCGAGGTCCTCATCGATGACCCGACGGTGCATCAGCGCGCCCTGGCTTTCATTCGCCAGGTCATGCCCTCGTACCAGCAGAAGATCAAGCTCTACGCCGACGAAGTCCCGCTGTTCTCACGCTTCCAGATCGAGTCCCAGATCGAGACTGCCTACGAGCGCGAAGTGAAGCTGCCTTCCGGTGGCTCCATCGTCATCGACCACACCGAGGCCCTGGTCTCCATCGACATCAACTCGGCGCGCGCCACCCGTGGCAGCGACATCGAGGAGACGGCGCTACAGACCAACCTCGAGGCGGCCGACGAGATCGCTCGCCAATTGCGCCTGCGCGACATCGGCGGCCTGGTGGTGATCGACTTCATCGACATGAGCCCGGCGCGCAACCAGCGCGAGGTCGAGAACCGCATGCGCGACGCGCTCAAGCTCGATCGTGCAAGGGTACAGATCGGCCGCATCTCGCGTTTCGGCCTGATGGAAATGTCGCGCCAGCGTTTGCGCCCGTCGCTAGGCGAGACCAGCGGTGTGGTCTGCCCGCGTTGCAACGGCCAGGGCACCATCCGTGATGTGCGCTCGCTGTCGCTCTCGATCATGCGCCTGATCGAGGAAGAGGCGATGAAGGAGCGCAGCGCCCAGATCCGCGCCATCCTGCCGGTACCGGTGGCGACCTACCTGCTCAACGAGAAGCGTGCGGTACTGGCCGACATCGAGAAGCGCCAGGACGTACGCGTGCTGGTGCTGCCCAACCCCGATATGGATACGCCGCACTACGACGTGCAGCGCCTGCGTGACGACCATATCGAAGAGGAAGGCGACCAGGACAAGTCCAGCTTCGAACTCTCGGTACATACCGAGATCGGCAAGGAACCGGACACCAGCATCGCCAAACCGGTTGCCCGCACGGAGGCGGCCGTGAAGACGGTGATCCATAACGAGCCGGCGCCAGCCTCCCTGCAACAGGAACCGGCCCCTCAAGCGCCTGCTCCTCGGGTCGCGACTCCTGCTCCTGCAGCTCCAGCAGCCCCCGCCGCCGGCGTGCTCGGTCGCCTGTTGAAAGGCGTCAGCAAATTGCTCGGCGGTACCGAGAGCGATACGGCCACGCCGGCGGAACCCCGCAAGCCGGCCACTCCCCCGCCGGCCCGCGGCGGCGAGGATGAGCGTGGCGAGCGCAACGGCCGACAGCGGCGTCGTTCGCGCGGCGACTCCCAGGACGACGGTCGCAGCCAGCGCGGCCAGGCACGCCAGCAGGAGAGTGCTCGCAGCGACTCACGCCAGGAGGCGCGCCAGGACAACGCAGCTGGTCGAAGCGAAGGACGAAGCGAAGGACGTACGGAAGGCCGCAATGAAGGACGCGGCGGCCGCGGTCGCAACCAGGCGCGTGCCGACAAGCCCCAAGCCACCGAAGAAGGTCGTCAGGCCAAGCCTCGCAGCCGTGACGAAGCTCCCCGTCGGCAGAAGGTCGAGTCCCAGGAAAAGCTTGTCGAGCAGTCGTCCGAACCCACCAAGGTCGACGATGGCAAGCCCAAGCGCACGCGCAACAATCCGCGCAACCGCACGCGCCAGCACGCCATCAATCCCCAGGCCGAAGCCGAGCAGCAGCGCCTGCAAGCGAGCGAACAGGCTGAGCCCGCAACCGAGCAGCCGAAAGCCGAGCAGTCCAAGGCCGACGCGCCCAAGCCTGCGGAGAAGCCCGCCGAGCCGGTGACACCCGAGCAGCCCAAGGCCGACGCGCCCAAGCCGATGGAGAAGCCCGCCGCGCCGGTGACACCCGAGCAGCCGAAAGCCGAGCAGCCCAAGGCGGATGCGCCCAAGCCGACGGAGAAACCCGCCGAGCCGGTGACACCCGAGCAGGCGAAAGCCGAGCAGCCCAAGGCCGACGTGCCCAGGCCGACGGAGAAGCCCGCCGAGCCGGTGACGCCCGAGCAGGCGAAAGCCGAGCAGCCCAAGGCGGATGCACCCAAGCCGGCGGAGAAACCCGCCGAGCCGGTGACACCCGAGCAGGCGAAAGCCGAGCAGCCCAAGGCCGACGCGCCCAAGCCTGCGGAGAAGCCCGCCGAGCCGGTGACACCCGAGCAGGCGAAAGCCGAGCAGCCCAAGGCCGACGCGCCCAAGCCGACGGAGAAGCCCGCCGAGTCGGTGACACCCGAGCAGCCGAAAGCCGAGCAGCCCAAGGCCGACGCACCCAAGCCGACGGAGAAGCCCGCCGAGCCGGTGAAAGCCGAGCAGCCCAAGGCCGACACGCCCAAGCCGGCGGAGAAGCCCGCCGAGCCGGTGAAAGCCGAGCAGCCGAAGGCGGATGCGTCCAAGCCGGCGGAGAAACCTGCCGAGCCGGTGAAAGCCGAGCAGCCGAAGGCGGATGCGCCCAAGTCGGCGGAGAAACCTGCCGAGCCGGCGAAAGCCGAGCAGCCGGAATCGGCCAAGACCGAAGCACCCGAGGCCGAGGATAAACCTGCCATCGAGGAGTCGCCTGCTGCCGCACGTCGACGTCGACGCGCGCACAATGATCCGCGCGAGATCCGTCGGCGTGAGCAGGAAGCGCACAAAGGCAACCAGGGCTGA
- the fabG gene encoding 3-oxoacyl-ACP reductase FabG has product MTSERRIALVTGASRGIGQAIAHELGRQGRVVIGTATTESGAARIDEDLRANGIEGAGRALDVTDQASVDALIKAITEEFGAPTILVNNAGITRDNLLMRMKEDEWDSVLDTNLKSVYRVTKACLRGMTKARFGRIVSISSVVATMGNLGQTNYAAAKAGMEGFTRALAREVASRAITVNAVAPGFIATDMTRALPEEQHRALLTQIPLARLGEPVEIAAAVGFLASEGAGYITGETLQVNGGMNMR; this is encoded by the coding sequence ATGACGAGCGAACGTAGAATCGCCCTGGTAACCGGCGCCAGCCGTGGTATTGGCCAGGCCATTGCCCACGAACTCGGCCGCCAGGGACGCGTGGTGATCGGAACCGCCACGACCGAATCCGGAGCAGCCAGGATCGACGAGGACCTGCGCGCCAACGGCATCGAGGGTGCCGGCAGGGCACTCGACGTGACCGATCAGGCCAGTGTCGATGCACTGATCAAGGCCATCACCGAGGAGTTCGGTGCGCCCACCATCCTGGTCAACAATGCCGGCATCACGCGCGACAACTTGCTGATGCGCATGAAGGAAGACGAATGGGACTCGGTGCTCGACACCAATCTCAAGTCGGTCTATCGCGTCACCAAGGCGTGCCTGCGCGGCATGACCAAGGCCCGCTTCGGTCGTATCGTCAGTATCAGTTCGGTAGTGGCGACCATGGGCAATCTCGGCCAGACCAACTATGCTGCCGCCAAGGCGGGCATGGAAGGCTTCACTCGCGCCCTGGCGCGTGAGGTGGCATCTCGGGCGATTACCGTCAATGCCGTGGCGCCGGGCTTCATTGCTACCGACATGACGCGTGCGCTTCCCGAAGAGCAGCATCGGGCGCTACTGACACAGATTCCATTGGCGCGCCTTGGCGAGCCCGTGGAAATCGCGGCTGCCGTCGGTTTCCTGGCGAGCGAGGGCGCTGGCTACATCACCGGTGAGACGCTGCAGGTCAATGGCGGCATGAACATGCGTTGA
- the rpmF gene encoding 50S ribosomal protein L32 — translation MAVQQNRKTRSKRGMRRSHDALSAPTLSQDKETGTTHLRHHVSPDGFYRGRKVVDA, via the coding sequence ATGGCAGTTCAACAGAACCGTAAGACCCGTTCCAAGCGCGGCATGCGTCGCAGCCACGACGCCCTGAGCGCGCCGACCCTGTCCCAGGACAAGGAAACCGGCACCACTCACCTGCGCCACCACGTCTCCCCGGACGGCTTCTACCGTGGTCGCAAGGTGGTCGACGCCTGA
- the plsX gene encoding phosphate acyltransferase PlsX: protein MRIAIDAMGGDAGPAVAVHGAAAAAQAWPGLAIDLFGPGDQLSVELENLPRHLAAAGSRLSVHHAAGLIRQDQRPSDALRRGGDTSMALMLAHVASRNAAAGVSAGNTGALMALARRALGTVADIPRPAICTAIPTRGDGRCYLLDLGANVDVTAERLVDFARMGEVMARHVDGLAAPRVALLNVGSEGTKGSEAVRQADALLEAFESLNYIGFIEGDGIFAGSADVVVCDGFVGNAVLKASEGLARMLIERVQTTFESHWGSRFVGMLARPALRRLKNELDPVRYNGASLLGLDGIVIKSHGSADATGFSYAVSRAVQEVNRGLPGRLAVELGAQCDSTQQEQW from the coding sequence GTGCGGATTGCCATCGATGCGATGGGTGGAGACGCCGGTCCGGCCGTTGCCGTCCATGGTGCGGCGGCCGCCGCCCAGGCTTGGCCGGGGCTGGCAATTGACCTGTTCGGCCCGGGCGACCAGCTGTCAGTCGAGCTCGAGAATCTGCCGCGGCACCTCGCCGCGGCGGGTTCGCGTTTGTCCGTTCATCATGCGGCGGGCCTGATTCGTCAGGATCAGCGACCCTCCGACGCGCTCAGGCGTGGCGGCGATACGAGCATGGCGCTGATGCTCGCCCATGTGGCCAGCCGCAATGCCGCGGCAGGTGTCAGTGCCGGCAATACCGGTGCCTTGATGGCCCTGGCCCGGCGTGCGCTTGGCACCGTGGCGGACATCCCGCGCCCGGCTATCTGTACGGCCATCCCTACCCGCGGCGATGGGCGCTGCTACCTGCTGGACCTCGGTGCCAATGTCGATGTCACCGCGGAGCGGTTGGTGGACTTCGCCCGTATGGGTGAGGTCATGGCGCGCCACGTGGACGGCCTAGCCGCCCCCAGGGTGGCGCTGCTCAACGTGGGCAGCGAGGGCACCAAGGGTAGTGAGGCGGTTCGCCAGGCGGATGCGCTGCTGGAGGCGTTCGAGTCGCTGAACTATATCGGTTTCATCGAGGGAGACGGCATCTTTGCCGGTTCCGCCGATGTGGTGGTATGCGATGGTTTCGTTGGCAATGCGGTGCTCAAGGCCAGCGAAGGATTGGCGCGCATGCTGATCGAGCGGGTCCAGACGACCTTCGAGTCGCATTGGGGCAGCCGTTTTGTCGGAATGCTGGCAAGGCCGGCGCTGCGTCGGTTGAAGAACGAACTCGATCCGGTGCGCTACAATGGCGCCAGCTTGCTGGGGCTCGACGGCATCGTGATCAAGAGCCATGGTAGTGCCGATGCTACAGGCTTCTCCTATGCTGTGTCGCGGGCCGTGCAGGAGGTCAATCGCGGCTTGCCGGGGCGACTCGCCGTGGAGCTGGGCGCACAGTGTGACAGCACTCAACAAGAGCAATGGTGA
- a CDS encoding YceD family protein yields MLTSRLPNRVEPYRLASRGESLSGLMALDQFERLAEQVGAQTGDCQVWLDFGIDAQGRREIRGRLEAELQLPCRRCLEPMAQHVESEFLLGMVSSDALAAELPSTHEPVLVENEQLNLLEVVEDELILSLPQVVYHDEAHCRVSRDQLSSGEEAESSEPAPASPFEVLRHLKGKS; encoded by the coding sequence ATGTTGACCTCACGACTTCCCAATAGGGTCGAGCCTTACCGGCTCGCCTCCCGTGGCGAAAGCCTCTCCGGCCTGATGGCGCTCGACCAGTTCGAGCGCCTGGCCGAGCAGGTGGGTGCGCAGACGGGGGACTGCCAGGTATGGCTCGATTTCGGCATCGACGCCCAAGGCCGCCGCGAGATTCGCGGCCGTCTCGAAGCCGAGCTGCAGTTGCCTTGCCGGCGCTGCCTCGAGCCTATGGCGCAGCATGTCGAGAGCGAGTTCCTGCTGGGCATGGTCTCGAGCGATGCGCTGGCGGCAGAGCTGCCAAGCACCCACGAGCCGGTGCTGGTGGAAAACGAACAGCTGAATCTTCTGGAGGTGGTCGAGGATGAATTGATCCTCAGCCTGCCCCAGGTGGTTTACCACGACGAGGCACATTGCCGTGTCTCGCGCGACCAGCTGAGCAGCGGAGAGGAGGCCGAATCGAGCGAGCCGGCTCCCGCGAGTCCTTTCGAGGTGCTGCGTCATCTCAAGGGCAAATCCTGA
- a CDS encoding RluA family pseudouridine synthase — MAEGRDVQWVEVGEGQSGQRVDNFLITRLKGVPRTLVYRIVRKGEVRVNKKRVKADYRLQVGDMVRIPPLKMAPREAVKQVSEGLRNLLAGSVLVEGPGWLVLNKPAGLPVHGGSGVKIGLIEALRQVREDLDFLELVHRLDRDTSGCLLLAKSRPALLTLNEALKHHQMDKRYLALVAGRWPARREFVSARLDRYDAGNGERRVRVDSAGKVARTRFAVREAFPKATLIEAEPVTGRTHQIRVHAAHAGYPLLGDDKYGSREGASLARHLGLSRLFLHAESLTFPEPSSGRPVQIRAPLPDELEAVLARARESR; from the coding sequence ATGGCCGAGGGGCGCGACGTACAGTGGGTGGAGGTGGGCGAAGGCCAGTCGGGCCAGCGGGTCGACAACTTCCTGATAACGCGCCTGAAAGGCGTGCCGCGGACGCTGGTCTACCGCATCGTGCGTAAAGGCGAGGTGCGGGTGAACAAGAAGCGGGTAAAGGCCGATTATCGCCTGCAGGTGGGCGACATGGTACGGATCCCGCCGCTCAAGATGGCCCCGCGCGAGGCGGTCAAGCAGGTCAGCGAGGGGCTGCGCAACCTGTTGGCTGGTAGCGTGCTGGTGGAAGGGCCGGGCTGGCTGGTGCTCAACAAGCCGGCCGGTCTTCCGGTGCATGGCGGCAGCGGCGTCAAGATCGGCTTGATCGAGGCGCTGCGCCAGGTACGCGAGGACCTCGATTTTCTCGAGCTGGTCCATCGCCTCGACCGTGACACCTCGGGCTGCTTGCTGTTGGCCAAGTCGCGCCCGGCGCTGCTCACGCTCAACGAGGCGCTCAAGCATCACCAGATGGACAAGCGCTACCTGGCGCTGGTGGCAGGGCGTTGGCCCGCGCGACGGGAGTTCGTCAGCGCCCGCCTCGACCGTTACGACGCCGGCAATGGCGAACGCCGGGTGCGCGTGGATTCGGCCGGCAAGGTGGCTCGTACGCGCTTCGCCGTGCGCGAGGCGTTCCCCAAGGCGACCCTGATCGAGGCCGAACCGGTGACCGGGCGTACCCACCAGATCCGCGTGCATGCCGCCCATGCCGGCTACCCCCTGCTCGGCGACGACAAGTACGGCTCGCGGGAAGGGGCGTCGCTGGCCCGTCACCTGGGCCTGTCACGTCTGTTCCTGCATGCCGAGTCGCTGACCTTTCCCGAACCCAGCAGCGGGCGCCCGGTACAGATTCGAGCGCCTCTGCCCGACGAGCTCGAGGCCGTGCTGGCGCGCGCCCGGGAGAGTCGCTGA
- the acpP gene encoding acyl carrier protein, which yields MSTIEERVKKVVAERLNVKEEDIQNSSSFTEDLGADSLDTVELVMALEEEFDTEIPDEEAEKITTVQEAIDYVNAHQ from the coding sequence ATGAGCACCATCGAAGAGCGCGTGAAGAAGGTTGTGGCCGAGCGCCTGAACGTCAAGGAAGAGGATATCCAGAACAGCTCCTCCTTCACCGAGGACCTTGGCGCTGATTCCCTGGATACCGTCGAGCTGGTCATGGCGCTCGAAGAGGAATTCGATACCGAAATTCCCGATGAAGAAGCCGAGAAGATCACCACCGTTCAGGAAGCCATCGATTACGTCAACGCCCATCAGTAA